DNA sequence from the Streptomyces sp. HUAS 15-9 genome:
TGCGGGACGCCGGAGCCGTACCGCTGGGCCTGACCACCGCCGCCGAGCACGCCCTGGGCCGCCCCGACCCGGCCCTGCCGTTCCCCGTGCCGCGCAACCCCTGGGACCCGGACCGCTACCCCGGCGGCTCCAGCAGCGGCAGCGCCGCCGGTCTCGTCAACGGCCTGTTCGACGTCGGCCTGGGCACCGACACCGGCGGCAGCATCCGTATCCCCGCAGCCCTGTGCGGCGTCACCGGCGTCAAGCCCACCCACGGCCTAGTCCCGACCGCCGGCTGCCACCCCCTCGCGCCCGGCCTCGACACCGTCGGCACCCTGGCCCGTACCGTCCGCGAAGCGGCCCGCGCCCTCGGCGTCGCCGCCGCCTGGGACAGCCCCGAGCCCGCCTGGCGAGCCGACCTGGACGGTATCCGCGTCGGCGTCCCCGACCGCGCCCTGGAGGAGTCCGGGCAGCTGTCCCCACAGTGCCGCGAGGCCTTCGACACCGCCCTCGAAGCCCTCCGTGACCAGGGCGCGAAGATCGTTAGCGTCGAACTCCCCGAGCTGTACCCGCTGTTCGCCGCCCAGCTCATCACCCTGCTGGCCGAGGGCTTCGAACGGCACGGCGCCGGGCTGCGCGGCCGCTGGGACGAGTACGGGCGGCCGTTCAGGCGCACCCTGGTGCTCGGCGGCCTGATCCCCGCCTCCGTGTACGTCCACGCGCAACGCGTCCGCACCTGGGGCGCCGGCGCGCTGCGCGGCCGCCTCGACGGACTCGACGCCCTCGCCACCCCCACCTGGCCCACCGCCGCCCCCCGCTACGACGACCCCGCCGGCCTGGCCACCGTGTCCTGGCTGCCCAGCCTGTGGAGCGCCGTCGGCTTCCCGGCCGTGGCCCTGCCGATGGGCTTCGACACCGCCGGACTGCCGCTGTCCCTGCAACTGGCCGGCGCCCCCGGCACCGACCGCGCCCTGCTCGCCGTGGCCGACGCCTACCAGCAGGGCACCGACTGGCATCTGCGCACCCCAGCCCCGCTCCCCGCCACGCCGCCCGCCCCCGTCGCCCTGCCGCAGGGCGCACCCTCCGAGGCGGAGACCCGCCGGCAGCTGGGCGCGGCACTGCACCGGGCCGGAGTACCCGTCCCCGAAGCCGAACTCGCCGAGTTCGCCGGGCAGTGGCAGCTCACCGAAATGCTCTTCGGATTCCTGCCGGAACTCCGTGACCCGGCACACGAGATGGACCAAGACGAGAACTGAGGTACTCCTCATGACGACGCAGCAGAGCCCGGTGCCGACCACCGCGGAAAGTGCCTGGATTCGCCGCTACCACCCCGCCGTCGCCGACGCTCCCCGTCTGATCTGCTTTCCGCACGCGGGCGGTTCGGCGAGTTTCTATTTCCCGGTCGCCAAGGAGCTGACCCCCGGGATCGACGTCCTGGTCGTGCAATATCCGGGCCGTCAGGAACGCCGTAGGGAACCCCTCATCGACAACGTCCCGGAACTGGCCCGGCTCGCCTTCGAGGAACTGCGCCACTACGCCGACCGGCCGCTGTACCTGTTCGGCCACAGCATGGGCGCCACCGTCGCCTTCGAGATCGCCCGCCGCTTCCGGGACGCCGGACTCCCGGCCCCCGCCCGGCTGTTCGCCTCCGCCCGCCGCGCCCCCTCCCGCACCCGCGACGACCGCGTCCACACCCGCGACGACGAGGGCGTCATCAGGGAACTGCGCAGGCTGAGCGGCACCGACGACCGGGTCCTGGGCAACGAGGAGATCATGCGGCTCGCGCTGCCCGCGATCCGCAACGACTACAAGGCCGTGGAGACCTATCGCGTCGACCGCGGAGTGAGTGTCGACTGCCCCGTCACCGTCCTGATCGGCGACACCGACCCCAACACCACCCTCGACGAGGCCCACGCCTGGGCCGGGCACACCACCGCCGACTGCGAGGTGCAGTCGTTTCCCGGCGGCCATTTCTACCTCGCCGACCGGCAGCGCGAGGTGCTCGACGCCATCACCTCGCGGATAGCCGCCACCGCCACGGTCCGAGGATAGGGGTGACCTCGCCCGGACTAGGGGTCCGCACCGCGACCACCCGCATCTAGCGTGAAGTTCACCGCCGCCACGAATTCTCCTTTTTCGTGGCCAGAGGACAGGAATAGGGAATAGCCGTGAGTCGAATAGCGTGGAAGACGCTGAGCAGCGGAGAGCGCGAAGGTCTCCTGCTGGCGGTCGACTTCGTCGCGGGAAGCCGCGCGCCGGCCCAATTCGCCGACCTCGCCCCGCTCCTCGAACCGCCGCTCACCCTCTGGGCGAGCCGCCCCCCGGGCCCCGACGACCAGGTCCCGCCCACCGGAAACGCCTACCTCGACTGGTGGCTGGGCGAAGTACGAGCCTCCGGCACCCCGGTGGAGGCGGTACTCGGCTACTGCGCCGGCGGCGTCTTCGCGGCCGCCCTGGCCGAGCGCATCGCCTACTGGCAGCCCGCCCCCCGGCTCATCCTGCTCGACCCCGAACTCCCCGCGACGAGCGGCCTGTACGACGACTTCCACACCGCGGGCGACTCCCTCGCCGCGCTGCTCACCCCCGCCGAACTCGACGCGTTCCACGCCCGCGGCGAAGCCCTCGAGGCACAGTACGGAGGCGACCGGCTCCCGGTCGTCGGACGCGAACTGGCCGACACCTTCACCACCGCCGTGGCCACCGCGGCGGACCGGCTCGACCTGGACG
Encoded proteins:
- a CDS encoding amidase, translated to MVDVSTRTERMERQQAAADRLDERLGVFVRRFDISRAEPAGSGPLRGVTLGVKDVFATREAVPTAHSRVYDADWHRGRDAVAVRRLRDAGAVPLGLTTAAEHALGRPDPALPFPVPRNPWDPDRYPGGSSSGSAAGLVNGLFDVGLGTDTGGSIRIPAALCGVTGVKPTHGLVPTAGCHPLAPGLDTVGTLARTVREAARALGVAAAWDSPEPAWRADLDGIRVGVPDRALEESGQLSPQCREAFDTALEALRDQGAKIVSVELPELYPLFAAQLITLLAEGFERHGAGLRGRWDEYGRPFRRTLVLGGLIPASVYVHAQRVRTWGAGALRGRLDGLDALATPTWPTAAPRYDDPAGLATVSWLPSLWSAVGFPAVALPMGFDTAGLPLSLQLAGAPGTDRALLAVADAYQQGTDWHLRTPAPLPATPPAPVALPQGAPSEAETRRQLGAALHRAGVPVPEAELAEFAGQWQLTEMLFGFLPELRDPAHEMDQDEN
- a CDS encoding thioesterase II family protein; protein product: MTTQQSPVPTTAESAWIRRYHPAVADAPRLICFPHAGGSASFYFPVAKELTPGIDVLVVQYPGRQERRREPLIDNVPELARLAFEELRHYADRPLYLFGHSMGATVAFEIARRFRDAGLPAPARLFASARRAPSRTRDDRVHTRDDEGVIRELRRLSGTDDRVLGNEEIMRLALPAIRNDYKAVETYRVDRGVSVDCPVTVLIGDTDPNTTLDEAHAWAGHTTADCEVQSFPGGHFYLADRQREVLDAITSRIAATATVRG